A genomic region of Mesorhizobium sp. NZP2077 contains the following coding sequences:
- a CDS encoding precorrin-3B C(17)-methyltransferase: MSGRITVIGLGPGNADQVTPEASRAVAEAKFFYGYKPYLDRLELRPDQTRVASDNREELARSKDALIKAAEGHDVAVVSGGDPGVFAMAAAVCEAIEAGPAEWRAVDIAVVPGITAMLAVAARIGAPLGHDFCAISLSDNLKPWDLIELRLLAAAGAGFVIALYNPISKARPWQLGRAFECLTAILPGTTPVIFGRAAGRPDERIEVFLLADVDAQKADMATCIIIGSPETRIIKRGDRPALVYTPRSAAGSTK; this comes from the coding sequence ATGAGCGGCCGTATCACCGTCATCGGCCTCGGGCCTGGCAATGCCGATCAGGTCACGCCGGAGGCCAGCCGCGCCGTCGCGGAAGCGAAATTCTTCTATGGCTACAAACCCTATCTCGACCGGCTGGAGCTGCGCCCGGACCAGACCCGCGTCGCCTCAGACAATCGCGAGGAGCTCGCCCGCTCCAAGGATGCCTTGATCAAGGCGGCCGAGGGCCATGACGTCGCCGTGGTTTCGGGTGGCGATCCCGGCGTCTTCGCCATGGCCGCCGCCGTCTGCGAGGCGATCGAGGCTGGTCCCGCCGAATGGCGTGCGGTCGATATCGCCGTTGTGCCGGGCATCACCGCCATGCTCGCGGTTGCCGCCCGCATCGGCGCGCCGCTCGGCCACGATTTCTGCGCCATCTCCCTGTCCGACAATCTGAAGCCATGGGACCTGATCGAACTGCGCCTCTTGGCTGCGGCCGGCGCCGGCTTCGTCATCGCGCTCTACAACCCGATCAGCAAGGCCCGCCCCTGGCAGCTAGGCCGCGCCTTCGAGTGCCTGACCGCAATCCTGCCCGGCACCACGCCGGTCATCTTCGGCCGCGCCGCCGGCCGGCCGGACGAACGCATCGAGGTGTTCCTGCTGGCCGACGTCGACGCGCAAAAGGCCGACATGGCGACCTGCATCATCATCGGCTCGCCGGAAACCCGGATCATCAAGCGTGGCGATAGACCGGCGCTGGTCTACACGCCGCGTTCGGCAGCGGGCTCGACAAAATGA
- a CDS encoding precorrin-2 C(20)-methyltransferase has protein sequence MNALPKGRLVGVGTGPGDPELLTLKAARALAEADVVAYFAKRGNNSNARAIVEARFRPDMLELPLLYPVTTEIDKGHDDYRSQITGFYEESAEKVAEHLEAGRMVAVLSEGDPLFYGSYMHLHVRLAHRFPTEVIPGVTAMSGCWSQTGLPIVQGDDVLTVLPGTMSEFELTRRLADTDAAVIMKVGRNLPKIRRALEATGKLTRAIYVERGTMAGSVSMKLADKQDDKAPYFAIVLVAGWSGRPGVLGAQA, from the coding sequence GTGAACGCGCTTCCCAAAGGAAGGCTTGTCGGCGTCGGCACCGGTCCCGGCGACCCCGAACTGTTGACGCTCAAGGCCGCGCGGGCCTTGGCCGAAGCCGATGTCGTCGCCTATTTCGCCAAGCGCGGCAACAACAGCAATGCCCGCGCCATCGTCGAAGCGCGCTTCCGGCCGGACATGCTGGAACTGCCACTGCTCTATCCTGTGACCACCGAAATCGACAAGGGCCACGACGACTACCGCTCGCAGATCACAGGCTTCTATGAAGAGTCGGCCGAGAAGGTCGCCGAACATCTCGAAGCCGGCAGGATGGTAGCGGTTCTGTCCGAAGGCGACCCGCTTTTCTACGGCTCCTACATGCATCTGCATGTGCGCCTCGCTCATCGTTTCCCCACGGAAGTCATTCCCGGTGTCACCGCAATGTCCGGCTGCTGGTCGCAGACCGGTTTACCGATCGTCCAGGGTGACGACGTGCTGACGGTTTTGCCCGGCACGATGAGCGAGTTCGAACTGACGCGTCGCCTCGCCGACACCGATGCCGCCGTCATCATGAAGGTCGGCCGCAACCTGCCGAAGATCAGGCGGGCGCTGGAAGCGACCGGCAAGCTGACGCGCGCCATCTATGTTGAGCGCGGCACCATGGCCGGCAGCGTGTCGATGAAGCTTGCCGACAAACAGGACGACAAGGCGCCCTACTTCGCCATTGTGCTGGTCGCCGGCTGGTCCGGCCGGCCCGGCGTGCTGGGGGCGCAGGCATGA
- a CDS encoding precorrin-8X methylmutase, translating into MAAYDYIHNGTAIYERSFAIIRAEADLSRFSEAEADVAIRMIHACGQVEASSHFVFSPDFVAAARAALAAGAPIFCDAEMVSHGVTRARLPAGNEVICTLRDPRTHDIAKAIGNTRSAAAIDLWGERMAGSVVAIGNAPTALFYLLEKLRDGAPKPAAIIGMPVGFVGAAESKDQLAENSYGVPYAIVRGRLGGSAMTAAALNSLARPGL; encoded by the coding sequence ATGGCCGCCTACGACTACATTCACAACGGCACGGCGATCTACGAGCGCTCCTTCGCCATCATCCGCGCCGAGGCCGACCTCTCGCGTTTTTCCGAAGCCGAGGCTGATGTCGCCATCCGCATGATCCATGCCTGCGGCCAGGTCGAAGCGTCGAGCCATTTTGTTTTTTCACCTGATTTCGTTGCTGCCGCCCGCGCCGCTCTGGCGGCCGGCGCGCCGATCTTCTGTGACGCGGAGATGGTCTCGCATGGCGTCACCCGCGCCAGGCTGCCCGCCGGCAACGAGGTGATCTGCACGCTGCGCGACCCGCGCACGCATGACATCGCCAAGGCGATCGGCAACACCCGCTCGGCCGCCGCGATCGACCTGTGGGGCGAGCGCATGGCCGGTTCGGTGGTCGCCATCGGCAATGCACCGACCGCACTGTTCTATCTCCTGGAAAAGCTGCGCGATGGTGCGCCGAAGCCGGCGGCCATCATCGGCATGCCGGTCGGCTTCGTCGGTGCCGCCGAATCGAAGGACCAGCTGGCCGAGAATTCCTATGGCGTTCCCTATGCCATCGTACGCGGCCGGCTTGGCGGCAGCGCCATGACCGCCGCCGCGCTCAATTCCCTGGCGAGGCCCGGCCTGTGA
- the cobG gene encoding precorrin-3B synthase, translating into MNAFSRRGACPALSAPMQTGDGLLVRLNPVAGGPSSGGLSPKLLIGLAESALRHGNGIMEVTARGSLQIRGLTTESAALLAAEVDALGIAVRTGVPVETGPLAGIDPQEIADPRLLAERIRVAIEDAGLTPRLGPKVSVVVDGGGQLTMDAVTADVRLTAVQSNEGVLWTVSVAVDGQSAKLLATVDDNAARDITVAALRMVAEKGRDAHARDLSERQLASLAGWLYLTSLREAPSSGRTEGGAPRKPIGLFPLAGDTFALGIGLPYGSMPADKIIALAQSALAFGTTEIRLAPGRALLFLGQPATANEPLQQTAATLGFVTSPTDPRTRIAACPGTPACASGRIATRDIAETIAAENADILDFTLHISGCAKGCAHPGPAALTIVGGENGAGLVVNATAKALPAGYRPGYDAARGFSRVAAVIRSARFEGETAAACLTRLGPAAIAEAYRQAQSEKRK; encoded by the coding sequence ATGAACGCCTTCTCGCGTCGCGGTGCCTGCCCGGCTTTGTCGGCGCCGATGCAGACCGGCGATGGGCTGTTGGTGCGGCTCAATCCTGTTGCCGGAGGCCCCTCTTCTGGAGGCTTATCGCCGAAACTGTTGATTGGGCTGGCCGAATCCGCCTTGCGGCATGGCAACGGCATCATGGAAGTCACCGCGCGCGGTAGTTTGCAGATACGCGGTCTGACAACGGAAAGTGCTGCGCTGCTGGCGGCGGAGGTGGATGCACTTGGCATTGCGGTGCGCACCGGCGTGCCGGTCGAGACCGGACCGCTGGCGGGCATCGATCCGCAAGAGATCGCCGATCCCCGGCTGCTGGCGGAGCGGATCAGGGTGGCGATCGAGGACGCAGGGCTGACGCCAAGGCTTGGACCGAAGGTTTCGGTTGTCGTGGATGGTGGCGGGCAACTGACGATGGATGCGGTGACGGCCGATGTGCGGCTGACGGCGGTGCAGAGCAACGAAGGCGTTCTATGGACTGTATCTGTCGCTGTGGACGGCCAAAGCGCGAAACTGCTTGCGACGGTTGATGACAATGCAGCGCGCGACATCACTGTCGCTGCTCTCCGAATGGTTGCCGAGAAGGGCCGCGACGCCCATGCGCGTGATTTGTCGGAACGGCAATTGGCGTCTCTCGCCGGTTGGCTATACCTGACAAGTTTGCGCGAGGCGCCCTCCTCCGGCAGGACAGAGGGGGGCGCCCCGCGCAAACCTATCGGCCTTTTCCCCTTAGCCGGCGACACTTTCGCCCTCGGCATCGGTCTCCCCTACGGCAGCATGCCAGCCGACAAAATTATCGCCCTCGCCCAAAGCGCCCTCGCCTTCGGCACCACCGAAATCCGCCTCGCCCCAGGCCGCGCTCTGCTCTTCCTTGGCCAACCGGCAACCGCCAACGAGCCCCTCCAACAAACCGCCGCCACCCTCGGCTTCGTCACCTCTCCCACCGACCCGCGCACGCGCATCGCCGCGTGCCCCGGCACGCCGGCCTGCGCTTCCGGCCGCATCGCCACGCGCGACATCGCCGAAACGATTGCCGCTGAAAATGCCGACATCCTCGACTTCACCTTGCACATTTCCGGCTGTGCTAAGGGCTGCGCCCATCCCGGCCCGGCGGCACTCACAATCGTCGGCGGCGAAAATGGAGCCGGACTTGTCGTGAACGCGACGGCAAAGGCCCTTCCTGCCGGCTACAGGCCGGGCTATGACGCCGCGCGCGGCTTCAGTCGCGTTGCTGCCGTGATCCGCAGCGCACGATTTGAAGGCGAAACCGCCGCCGCTTGCCTGACAAGGCTCGGGCCGGCAGCAATCGCCGAGGCTTACCGACAGGCCCAAAGTGAAAAACGGAAATGA
- the cobN gene encoding cobaltochelatase subunit CobN produces the protein MHILTTTSASLDDLAEPVDLRQTPADIVALSFTDSDLAGLAAAWKADAGRLPSMRLAALRDLRHPMSVDLWVDSVARHAKIILVRILGGYDWWRYGCDQLAATARERGIKLALLPGESHDEDLRLIEASTLPREELDSLLGYFREGGPANMSALVRRLGRLAGAEAAVTEPVSVPKAGYYEPNRGGVHLPLVGRARPQAGGGVLSETRRLKETSRPVAPPGPAGHPPLEVEGKVVPILFYRSMLLAADVAPIDALFEALRQRGMLPVPIFVSSLKDQTSLAFVETALASLNPAAIITATAFASGAEPGVETLFDRAGVPVFQVIVATTRLDVWKNNQRGLAPADLAMHVVLPELDGRILAGAISFKGESEVDPALGHRAFANRPEPDRVAQVADRVAAFIKLQGTPRAERKLAILIPDYPSAPGRTGYAVGLDVPSSVLAMLYGLSEQGYVVEGIPQTPRELLDLLERGDGGLGLDDYLGLSKGLPAEAIAAVEAAWGKAEETGLREAPLSVLRDISPSRGEITPSLPPSPIATVAKGDPAPDLPISPLEGEMSRRTEGGAQAPISASFPFRAATFGNITVALAPDRGRSADRRADYHDPTLPPRHALLAFGLWLRKSLGVHALIHVGAHGTLEWLPGKTVALSQTCFPEIVTGALPVIYPFIVSNPGEAAQAKRRIAAVTLGHLPPPLTGAGLDENQHKLERLVDEYAQADGLDRRRRDRLAKLIVDTAQMTGLASEAGVAGTDAPDEALRRIDAWLCDLKDFAIKDGLHIYGRAPDDEPDAMRRQSAEAEKAALVAALDGRHVKAGPAGAPARGRSDVLPTGRNLFTSDPRTMPTPTAYDLGRAAAEEVVRGYMQSHGDWPRSLVIDLWGSASLRTGGEEIAQGLALMGCRPQWDHATGRITGIEVLPPATLGRPRVDVTWRISGLFRDMFPTQIALIDAAANAVAARDEDDSENPLAARTRADGKISPRIFGTSPGTYGAGVEDILSRGDWAAREEIGRAYLDATSHAYGGEGGEGISTPGAFEGRIAEADLLVHTGDDPGRDILEGSADVAFIGGFSAALAALGRNADVIVLDTTDPQKPKPRSVSEAVSRVVRARAVNPRFISGQMRHGPRGASEFAETVDRLVGFAETTHAISGALIEAVHDAYVGDPLVRAFILRENPAAAKVIAERFLSARRRGLWHPLRNSIDDDLAALIAEAEALGVAA, from the coding sequence ATGCACATCCTAACCACGACCTCCGCCTCGCTCGACGATCTCGCCGAGCCGGTCGATCTGCGGCAGACGCCGGCGGATATCGTGGCCCTGTCCTTCACCGACAGCGACCTCGCCGGCCTTGCAGCCGCGTGGAAGGCGGATGCCGGCCGCCTGCCCTCGATGCGGCTGGCGGCGCTACGCGACCTGCGCCACCCCATGTCCGTCGACCTTTGGGTCGACAGCGTCGCCCGCCACGCCAAAATCATCCTGGTGCGCATCCTCGGCGGCTACGACTGGTGGCGCTACGGCTGCGACCAGCTTGCCGCGACGGCCCGCGAACGCGGCATCAAACTGGCGCTGCTTCCGGGTGAAAGCCACGACGAGGATCTGCGCTTGATCGAAGCCTCGACACTGCCGCGTGAGGAATTGGATAGCCTGCTCGGCTATTTCCGTGAGGGCGGCCCGGCCAATATGAGCGCGCTGGTGCGCAGGCTGGGAAGGTTGGCGGGGGCGGAGGCAGCTGTCACCGAGCCGGTCAGCGTGCCGAAAGCGGGCTACTACGAGCCGAACCGCGGCGGCGTCCACCTCCCCCTAGTGGGGAGGGCCCGGCCGCAGGCCGGGGGTGGGGTCCTCTCCGAAACGCGCCGACTCAAAGAAACGTCGCGCCCGGTCGCACCACCCGGCCCTGCGGGCCACCCTCCCCTCGAGGTGGAGGGAAAGGTCGTGCCGATCCTGTTCTACCGCTCGATGCTGCTCGCCGCAGATGTCGCGCCCATCGACGCCCTTTTTGAAGCGCTGCGCCAACGCGGCATGCTCCCGGTCCCCATCTTCGTCTCCAGCCTGAAAGACCAGACATCCCTGGCCTTCGTGGAAACAGCCCTCGCCTCCCTGAACCCCGCTGCCATCATCACCGCGACCGCCTTCGCCTCCGGTGCCGAACCCGGTGTCGAAACCCTGTTCGACCGCGCCGGCGTGCCCGTCTTCCAGGTCATCGTCGCCACCACCCGCCTCGACGTCTGGAAAAACAACCAGCGCGGCCTGGCGCCCGCCGACCTTGCCATGCATGTCGTGCTGCCCGAACTCGACGGCCGCATCCTCGCCGGCGCGATTTCCTTCAAGGGCGAGAGCGAAGTTGATCCGGCGCTCGGCCATCGCGCCTTCGCCAACCGGCCGGAACCGGATCGCGTGGCGCAGGTGGCGGACCGTGTGGCGGCCTTCATCAAACTGCAGGGGACGCCCCGCGCCGAGCGCAAGCTGGCCATCCTGATCCCGGATTACCCAAGCGCGCCGGGCAGGACTGGCTATGCGGTCGGCCTCGACGTGCCGTCGAGTGTGCTGGCCATGCTGTATGGCCTCAGCGAACAGGGCTATGTCGTTGAAGGGATTCCGCAAACGCCGCGTGAATTGCTGGATTTGCTGGAGCGGGGCGATGGTGGGCTGGGGCTGGACGACTATCTCGGGCTCTCGAAAGGGTTGCCGGCCGAGGCAATTGCCGCAGTAGAAGCGGCATGGGGCAAGGCAGAAGAGACAGGTTTGCGAGAGGCCCCCCTCTCTGTCCTGCGGGACATCTCCCCCTCAAGGGGGGAGATCACGCCGTCATTACCGCCCTCGCCAATAGCGACCGTTGCAAAGGGAGATCCGGCGCCCGACCTGCCAATCTCCCCCCTTGAGGGGGAGATGTCCCGCAGGACAGAGGGGGGTGCTCAAGCGCCAATCTCCGCAAGCTTCCCCTTCCGCGCCGCCACCTTCGGCAACATCACCGTGGCGCTCGCCCCCGATCGCGGCCGCTCAGCCGACCGCCGCGCCGATTACCACGACCCGACCCTACCGCCGCGCCACGCGTTGCTCGCCTTCGGCCTGTGGCTGCGCAAATCGCTCGGTGTCCACGCGCTGATCCATGTCGGCGCCCACGGCACGCTGGAATGGCTGCCCGGCAAGACGGTCGCGCTGTCGCAAACCTGCTTTCCCGAGATCGTCACCGGCGCATTACCCGTGATCTATCCCTTTATCGTCTCGAATCCCGGCGAGGCGGCGCAGGCCAAGCGGCGCATTGCCGCCGTCACCCTCGGACATCTGCCACCGCCGCTGACCGGCGCCGGTTTGGACGAAAACCAGCACAAACTCGAGCGCCTGGTCGACGAATACGCCCAGGCCGACGGGCTCGACCGCCGCCGCCGCGACCGCCTGGCCAAGCTGATCGTCGACACAGCGCAAATGACCGGCCTCGCCTCCGAAGCCGGCGTCGCCGGGACCGATGCCCCCGACGAGGCGTTGCGCCGGATCGATGCCTGGCTCTGCGACCTCAAGGATTTCGCCATCAAGGACGGGCTGCATATCTATGGCCGCGCGCCCGACGATGAGCCTGACGCCATGCGCCGACAGAGTGCCGAGGCTGAAAAGGCGGCGCTGGTCGCCGCGCTCGATGGCCGTCACGTCAAGGCCGGCCCGGCCGGCGCGCCCGCGCGTGGACGTTCCGACGTGCTGCCGACCGGCCGCAATTTGTTCACGTCAGACCCGCGCACCATGCCGACGCCCACCGCCTATGATCTCGGCAGGGCGGCTGCGGAAGAAGTCGTGCGCGGCTATATGCAGTCGCATGGCGACTGGCCGCGCTCGCTGGTCATCGATCTCTGGGGCTCGGCCTCGCTGCGCACAGGCGGCGAGGAGATCGCGCAAGGCTTGGCGCTGATGGGCTGCCGGCCGCAATGGGATCACGCCACCGGCCGCATCACCGGCATCGAAGTGCTGCCGCCGGCCACGCTCGGTCGCCCACGCGTCGACGTCACCTGGCGCATCTCAGGCCTGTTCCGCGACATGTTCCCGACCCAGATCGCACTGATCGACGCCGCCGCCAACGCCGTTGCCGCGCGCGACGAGGACGATTCGGAAAACCCGCTCGCGGCCAGGACCCGCGCCGACGGCAAGATCAGCCCGCGCATCTTCGGCACCTCGCCCGGCACTTACGGTGCCGGCGTCGAGGATATTTTGTCCCGAGGCGACTGGGCAGCGCGCGAAGAGATTGGCCGCGCCTATCTCGATGCCACCTCGCATGCCTATGGCGGCGAAGGCGGCGAAGGCATCTCGACACCCGGCGCCTTCGAGGGCCGCATCGCCGAAGCCGATCTTCTCGTCCACACCGGCGACGACCCCGGTCGCGACATTCTCGAAGGCTCCGCCGATGTCGCCTTTATCGGCGGTTTTTCGGCAGCGCTGGCAGCTCTCGGCAGGAATGCCGACGTCATCGTGCTGGACACGACGGACCCGCAAAAGCCGAAGCCGCGCTCGGTCAGCGAGGCCGTGTCACGCGTCGTGCGTGCCCGCGCCGTCAATCCGCGCTTCATATCGGGCCAGATGCGCCACGGCCCGCGCGGCGCATCGGAATTCGCAGAGACGGTCGACCGGCTGGTCGGTTTCGCCGAAACCACCCATGCCATATCGGGTGCGCTGATCGAGGCCGTGCACGACGCCTATGTCGGCGATCCCCTGGTCCGCGCGTTCATCCTGCGTGAAAACCCGGCCGCCGCGAAAGTCATTGCCGAGCGTTTTCTCTCGGCGCGCCGGCGTGGCCTCTGGCATCCCTTGCGCAATTCCATCGACGATGATCTCGCCGCGCTGATTGCCGAGGCCGAGGCGCTCGGGGTGGCGGCATGA
- the cobW gene encoding cobalamin biosynthesis protein CobW, giving the protein MSASVSRVPCTVVTGFLGAGKTTLVRHLLENAGGKRIAIIVNEFGDIGIDGEILKGCGIDTCPEENIVELANGCICCTVADDFVPALDKILSLTPKVDHILIETSGLALPKPLVQAFQWPTVKSRVTVDGVIAVVDGPALAEGRVANDIDALQAQRTADDSLDHDDPVEEVFEDQIACADLIILSKSDLMDAAGSARANAIINEHSARAVKIVPTSHGKVDSSVLLGLGLAVEDDIENRKSHHDGAFDHEHDDFDTFIVDIASVANPDELAKRVATAAEQENVLRVKGFVEVGGKPMRLLLQAVGPRVNHYYDRAWTAEDDRRSRLVVIGLKGLNRPAIERILAG; this is encoded by the coding sequence ATGAGCGCTTCCGTCTCCCGTGTACCCTGCACCGTCGTCACCGGCTTTCTCGGCGCCGGCAAGACGACGCTGGTTCGCCACCTCCTGGAAAACGCCGGCGGCAAGCGCATTGCCATTATCGTCAACGAGTTCGGCGACATCGGCATCGACGGGGAGATTTTGAAAGGCTGCGGCATCGACACCTGCCCCGAGGAAAACATCGTCGAACTGGCCAATGGCTGCATCTGCTGTACCGTCGCCGACGATTTCGTGCCGGCGCTCGACAAGATCCTGTCGCTGACGCCGAAGGTCGACCATATCCTGATCGAAACCTCGGGCCTGGCCCTGCCCAAGCCGCTGGTCCAGGCTTTTCAGTGGCCGACGGTGAAGAGCCGCGTGACCGTCGACGGCGTGATCGCCGTGGTCGACGGCCCGGCGCTGGCCGAAGGCCGCGTCGCCAACGACATCGACGCCTTGCAGGCGCAGAGGACTGCCGACGACTCACTCGACCATGACGACCCGGTCGAGGAGGTGTTCGAGGACCAGATCGCCTGTGCCGACCTGATCATCCTGTCGAAGAGCGACCTGATGGATGCCGCCGGTTCGGCCCGCGCCAACGCCATCATCAATGAACATTCCGCCCGCGCGGTAAAAATCGTGCCGACGTCGCATGGCAAGGTCGATTCCTCGGTGCTGCTCGGCCTCGGGCTCGCCGTCGAGGACGATATCGAAAACCGCAAGTCCCATCATGACGGCGCCTTCGACCACGAGCATGACGACTTCGACACCTTCATCGTCGACATTGCCTCGGTCGCCAATCCCGACGAGCTGGCAAAGCGTGTCGCCACCGCCGCCGAACAGGAAAACGTGCTGCGCGTGAAAGGCTTCGTCGAGGTCGGCGGCAAGCCGATGCGGCTTTTGCTGCAGGCCGTCGGCCCGCGCGTCAATCATTACTACGACCGCGCCTGGACGGCTGAGGACGACCGCCGCTCACGCCTCGTCGTCATCGGCCTCAAGGGGCTGAACCGCCCGGCAATCGAGCGTATACTCGCCGGCTGA
- a CDS encoding DUF1636 family protein: MDHYSSFSAGTADIPSADGDALAGVTVIVCASCRDETGSDAHPRAGELLAEDTRQAAAADTIRVRTVECLGNCKRRLSAAILRDGCWSYVFGDLTLTSGADLVTGAKLFATSTDGLIPWRGRPDSLKRGLVARIPPLDMLKDQP; encoded by the coding sequence TTGGACCACTACAGCAGTTTTTCGGCTGGCACAGCGGATATTCCGTCCGCCGATGGCGATGCTTTGGCCGGCGTCACCGTCATTGTCTGCGCCTCCTGCCGCGATGAAACCGGCTCGGATGCCCATCCGCGTGCCGGCGAACTTTTGGCCGAAGATACGCGCCAAGCCGCAGCGGCCGACACGATCCGCGTTCGCACGGTCGAATGCCTCGGCAATTGCAAGCGCCGTCTCAGTGCGGCCATCCTGCGCGATGGCTGCTGGAGCTATGTGTTTGGCGACCTGACCCTGACCAGTGGCGCCGACCTCGTCACTGGCGCAAAGCTCTTCGCCACTTCGACGGACGGCCTCATCCCATGGCGCGGCCGGCCTGATTCCCTCAAGCGCGGCCTCGTGGCGCGTATTCCACCTCTCGACATGCTGAAGGACCAACCATGA
- a CDS encoding winged helix-turn-helix domain-containing protein yields the protein MKEKISLAMARRIALAAQGFLAPRPNGTPDRRHFARVLSRTGLLQIDSVSAVVRAHYMPLYSRLGPYPLALLDNAAVTRKRTVFEYWAHEASFLPVETYPLMRWRMQRAEQGDEMYLGLAKWGREHAAYIEEIYREVVARGPIAASALEGQKGSGGWWGWSHAKHAFEWLFWAGRITTAHRRGFERFYDLPERVLPQAILDLPVPAPEDAHRELLRISARAHGVATSGDLRDYFRLSPADMKGRLEELVETGELVPVRVEGWDKPAYLHRDARLPRKIEARALLAPFDPVVFERSRSERLFDFHYRIEIYTPAEKRQYGYYVLPFLLGDRIVARVDLKADRPASVLRVHAAYPEPGAPPETAAQLFEELKQMQGWLGLERMEVTPAGDLGPALADMAVS from the coding sequence ATGAAGGAAAAGATCTCGCTTGCCATGGCCCGGCGCATCGCGCTCGCCGCTCAGGGATTTCTCGCTCCCCGCCCAAATGGTACGCCCGATCGCCGCCACTTCGCCCGTGTCCTCTCCCGCACCGGCCTGCTGCAGATCGATTCCGTCAGCGCGGTGGTGCGCGCGCATTATATGCCGCTCTATTCGCGCCTCGGCCCCTACCCTCTCGCCCTGCTCGACAATGCCGCCGTGACACGCAAGCGCACGGTGTTCGAATACTGGGCGCACGAGGCCTCCTTCCTGCCGGTCGAGACCTACCCGCTGATGCGCTGGCGCATGCAGCGCGCCGAGCAAGGCGACGAGATGTATCTGGGGCTGGCCAAATGGGGCCGCGAGCACGCCGCCTATATAGAAGAGATCTACCGCGAGGTCGTCGCGCGCGGCCCGATCGCTGCTTCGGCGCTCGAGGGCCAGAAGGGTTCGGGTGGTTGGTGGGGCTGGAGCCATGCCAAGCACGCCTTCGAATGGCTGTTCTGGGCCGGGCGCATCACCACGGCGCACCGCCGCGGCTTCGAGCGCTTCTACGACCTGCCGGAGCGCGTGCTGCCGCAAGCGATCCTCGACCTGCCGGTACCGGCCCCCGAGGACGCGCATCGCGAATTGCTGCGCATTTCGGCCCGCGCCCACGGCGTCGCGACATCAGGCGATTTGCGCGACTATTTCCGCCTGTCGCCGGCCGACATGAAGGGCCGGCTGGAGGAACTGGTCGAGACCGGCGAACTGGTGCCGGTGCGCGTCGAAGGCTGGGACAAGCCGGCTTACCTTCACAGGGACGCCCGTTTGCCCCGAAAAATCGAGGCCCGCGCCTTGCTGGCGCCGTTCGATCCGGTCGTCTTCGAACGATCGCGCTCGGAGCGGCTGTTCGATTTCCACTACCGCATCGAGATCTACACACCGGCCGAAAAGCGGCAATACGGCTATTACGTCCTGCCCTTCCTGCTCGGCGACAGGATCGTCGCACGCGTCGACCTCAAGGCCGACCGCCCGGCGAGCGTCCTGCGCGTGCACGCGGCCTACCCCGAGCCCGGCGCGCCGCCTGAAACCGCGGCGCAACTCTTCGAGGAATTGAAGCAGATGCAGGGCTGGCTCGGCCTTGAACGGATGGAAGTGACCCCCGCCGGCGATCTGGGCCCGGCGCTGGCCGACATGGCGGTGTCGTAG
- a CDS encoding NADH-quinone oxidoreductase subunit A: MNALLSSYLPIVLFIGVALVVGLALLAAPFLVAYRNPDPEKLSAYECGFNSFDDARMKFDIRFYLVSILFIIFDLEVAFLFPWAVSFSKIGMLGFWSMMVFLAVLTIGFAYEWKKGALEWD; the protein is encoded by the coding sequence ATGAACGCACTCCTCAGTTCGTACCTGCCCATCGTCCTGTTCATCGGCGTGGCACTGGTCGTCGGCCTGGCGCTGCTGGCCGCACCGTTCCTGGTGGCCTACCGCAATCCCGATCCCGAAAAGCTTTCCGCCTACGAGTGCGGTTTCAACTCGTTCGACGACGCCCGCATGAAATTCGACATCCGTTTCTACCTGGTGTCGATCCTGTTCATCATCTTCGACCTGGAAGTGGCCTTCCTGTTTCCCTGGGCCGTATCCTTCTCGAAGATCGGCATGCTCGGCTTCTGGTCGATGATGGTGTTTTTGGCAGTGCTGACCATCGGCTTTGCCTATGAATGGAAAAAAGGAGCGCTGGAATGGGATTGA